The genomic region TGTCGTCAACCTTAGCCGCGCCTTCCATGCGCAGACGGTAGAAAGCGTTGACATCGCTAGCGGTACTAGCGGCATCATAGTCGACAGTGCGATAACGCACATCAAAGGTACCAGTGAACTTCATGTTGGGTTGGTTCTTCTCCAGCTTAGCGACGCGGACGCCGAGGTTGTTCAGCTCTTGGGCAAACTCAACAGCGAGTTTGTCAACGAGAGCTTTGGTTTCGGCATCGGCTTTGTCGGACTTAGCCATAGCCTTGGCGACGATTTGCGCCATTTCGTAACGGGTCATGGTTTTGTCGCCACGGAAGGTGCCGTCGCCATAACCGTCAATGATACCGGCTTTGGCCAGCTTGGCTACTGCGTCATAGGACCAGTGTTTCGCCGGAACGTCGACGAAGGGGTTAGCAGCAGCAAAGGCAGTACCAGCGATGCTGAGGACAAACAGGACTGCCAGAGTGACTACGAAAGTCTTTTTCATGCTTTTTCCTCCTTAGGTTTTTGTGATTTTTGAGTATAATGAGCCCTAAGGAAGGGAACGGCATTGAGTTTCCTTGTTTCCTCAAACGATATTCCCTTGTCAAAGAGCTCATATCTATCACCTACTGCAAGGACTCATGCGGGACCTAAGGCTTCGCACCTCCTTTCTTCCCCGTCAGCCCTCTTCGGTGGATAGATCGTGGAAGCTATTTCCTCACGGAGTAATATATTCTACCTGGAGAAAATTATTCCTGCTAGCTAGTAATAAATTAATTAAATTTTTTAAACCACTCACACTTCATACTTAACACTTCATACTTCATACCTCATACTTCATACTCTTACCAAAATACCGTTCGGCCAAAATGACGGCCACATAGTCATCGACCGGCGCCGGCGGAACCTGCATGGTGGTCGGGATAAGGCGCCTAAGTCCCCGCGGCGGGTTTTCCAGCCAGTAGCGGTGGCGGGCTTCGTCAGTCGAGCGGTGTTCGTCGACGGTCACGATATGCAGGCGACGTCCGTCTATCGGCTGAACGCTAAGCTGCTTCACTGCGGCGCTGCCGGTCGTGCGGTCGCCCACCACGACGGTAGCCGCCCCAAACTCGCGCGCGAGTTTGGCCACTGCCGCTGCCAGGGCCGCGGTAGGAACGACAGCCTTATACAGCACGCCCCGGTCGCGGCTGACTACGGCAACCCCGCATTTATCCCGTCCCGGGTCAACGGCTATTACCAAATCTGCCATGGAACTGCCTCCTGCGGTAGTATGTTCGCCGCGAAGAAATATATTCCTTCCCCGGCAAAAAATTGGTACGAGAAAAGTTTCCTACAATTAGTAGATGACAAAACCGCAATGGGCGCAAAGAACGCGAAGGGCTGCGCCGGATAGATTAAAGCCATAAATCATAAAAAAGCAGCCCTGGCGCCGCGCGACTTGCGCGGGCAGGGCTGCTTGCGTTTTTGCTATCTTGTCTTGTCTTAGAACTTGACGTTGACGGTAGCAGTGGTACGAGCGCCCAGTTTAGTACCGTCTTGTTTGTCGAAGTCTTGGTACTTAACCGTGAGGGTGGCGTTTTTGTCCAGAGCTTTGTCGTATTGATATTCCATCCCTTTGAAACCGCTGTCAACCATGCTGTCGGTGAACGCGTCAGCGGTGTAATGGGTGGAGTACTTCAGGAAGGCGCCCGGCTCAACATCGCGGTAGGTAGCGGACAGGCCGAGTTTATTGAACTTGAGGCCATAAGCGGTCGCAGTAGCGTCTTTGTCGTTGTTTTTGTAGTACTCGACATTAGCCGTTACGCCGTCAGCCAGTTTGAAAGCTGTGTTGGCGCCGAAGAATTCTTCGTCGGTGGAAACGCTCTTGAGGTAGTCGGCGGTAACATTAGCGCCCAGGAGGTTCATGTTATATTCGGCGCCGTAGAGACGGTTGTAGTTGTCTTTCTTGGCATTACCGGCGAACAGCTTGAGGTTGCCGGCCTGGGTCGCAATACCGTTCATCTGGGTATCCATCAGGTAGCCATTGCCGAGTTTGATGTCTTGGCGGCCTACGGTGTTGGTCAGGCCGAGGGCGCCAAAGGTCACGTTGGCAGTGTCCAGGATCATGGTGTTGGCACCGCTTTCAATGCTGGCGTTGCCGCTGGAGAGACGGGCATTGAATTTCAGGTTGTCGCTGATTTTGCCGTCGAAGTTCACGCGAGCACGGTAGTCAGTGTAGTCTTTGGCATCATCGTATTGGAAGTAGCGCACGCGGGCGTCACCGGAGATTTTCACCATGTTGTCGACCTTGTTTTCCAGGCCGGCAACTTTCACACCGAGGTTGTTGAGCTCGGCGGCAAATTCTTTGGACAGAGCGTCAACGGTAGCTTTTTGATCGGCGTTTAGGCTCTTGGTCATGGCTTTGGCCACGATTTGCGCCATTTCATAACGGGTCATGGTTTTGTCGCCGCGGAAAGTGCCATCGCCATAGCCGTCGACGATGCCGGCTTGGGCGAGTTTGTTTACCGCGTCATAGGCCCAGTGGTTCGCCGGAACATCGCTGAACGGATTAGCGAAAGCAGGTACGGCGAAGGCAACCGTCAGCGCAGTAGTGACTGCTACTTTGAGAAGTCTTTTCTTCACGAGAAAAATCCCCCTTTGAAATATGTTTGTTATTTGTGCGTGGTGCTAGCACCGGCTGCACCGGCTACGTCAGGTCAGGGGGCCAAGCCATGAGTGTCCATGTTTCCTCAGCGCTCTTTCCCGCCTGCCAGTACTTCACCGGCTTTAGCCACCTGCCGCTGTTTGCAGGTTTAGTTTACATAATTCGACGAGACTTTTCAGCTTCCTGCCTGGTCGCCACATGTAAATACTGGATATTATCTGTATTCTCAGGCATTGACTGAACAGTCACATCGTGTCAAAAAAATTATGTAATTAACATAATGTTTTTGACGCTATATATATTCGGGGGAGAAAAAAAGAATCCTGCCAAAACTGCAGGATTCTATGCTGGTATATTATGTTAATTTAACCGCGGAGGACACGGAGGCGCGATTTCATCGCGCTAAATAAAATCTTCTCCGCGTCCTCCGTGGTTCTATAGTTTTAACTAATAGCTCTACTGCGGCCGCAAAGGAAGTACCTGGATCTCGATCTGCAGCGGTCCGGCGGTGTAGATGTCGGTTTTGGTGACGGCGGTGAGTTCGACTTTGCCGCCATAGCGTTTGACTTTATTCACCGTCTCAAAGAGTTGGGCGCCGCTCATGCTGCCCACCGTGCCCTGGAGCGGGTCGGGCAGGATGCCCTGCTTAACAGCCTCGGCATTGACCCGGCGCAGAAAGAGCAGCACGGCTTCCTCGGCTTGTTCGGCGCTCTGGCCGGCATTGATCACCTGGGAATAAACCACCGTATTTTTTGCAAACACCAGCCGGTTTGGATAAAGGTCGATGCGGCCGATGACCGGCTCGCCGTAGATGGTATTGCCCACCGAAGTAATGCGGACAACGACGTCTTCCGGCGTCGCGGCAATAAGGGAAACGGCTTCGTCAAAGTCATGGCGGGAAATCCACAGCACTTCCAGACTATTGTCAATGCCCAGCTTGCCGGTTATGGCCAGATTGGTGCGGTATACAAGCGCCCCAAGGGCCTGCTGCGTAGCCTCTACCGATTGGCCGCCTTTCACGATGGCGGTGGCGATTTCTTCACCGGCCCGGAAGACGACGACCCCTTCGCGCACATACTGGATACCTTTCTTCAGGTTGGCCGTCAGTTCGTTCAGGCGGTCTACGTCTTGCTGCAGATTGGTTTTGGCCGTGCTGAGCTCGGCGACGCGCTTATCCAGTTCCTGTTTGGTCGTCTGAAGGGTTTTGATCTCCTGCTGCGCCTGGCTCAGGTCGCCTTTCGCCTGGGCATATTCGGCCTGCACCCGGCTGAGGGCGGCCGCGGTGCGGTCGCGCTCGGCCATGACTTCATCAAGTTCGCGGCTGATTAGGGCAAGCTCGCTAGCCGTTTCTTTAACCTTGGCCGATAAAGCGGTGTATTCTGCCGTTTTCGCCGCCAGCTCCCGGCGGCTGGTTTCCAGTTCAAGGTTTTTGGAAGCTACTTCCTGGGACAGAGAAGCCAGTTCGGCCTTGAGCGCCGCCATGCCAAACAGGGCGGTGCGCACGTCCCGCGACGCGACGGCCAGAATGCCCAGCGTGGTCGCGGCAATGAGGATGCCGGTGACGATGGTGACCAGGATGGACGTGTGCTTGGGCCGCAGGCCGAAGATGGTAAGTTTTTTCTTGCCTATTTTGGTGCCCAGTTTATCGCCGATATAAGCGATGACCCCGCCCATGACGGCCAGGACGGCGATCAGGGTCAGGCCGTACATGCCTCCCCCTCCCTTCTTAATACATATTAACCGCGAAGATGATCATGCCAATAATTGGCACCACAAGCGATGAAAAGTAAGTTTTTGAACTAATCTCGCGCGACAACTGTCGCGCGCGTAGCCCTTTGCGTTCTTTGCGCCCTTTGCGGTTTTACGCTTTTCAGGGTAGGACGCTAAAGACGCAAAGGGTATACCTCATACCTCATACCTCATACCTCATACCTCATACCTCATACCTCATACTTTACTGCGAGGCCTTGCGGATTAAAAAGGCGCCGATGATGATAAAGACAATATTTGGTATCCAGGCGGCGAGTACGGCGGGGATGGCGCCGCCCTGGCCCAAGGCGGTAAACACCGTCATGATGGTGTAGTAAATGAAGATAATGATAATACTGATGCCAAGGCCGATGGACGAGCTGGAGCGATGGGGCTGCAGGCCGAGCGGGGTACCGATGAGGGCAAAAACCAGACTGGCCGCCGGGATGGCGAGCCGCTGGTGCAGCTCCACTTCATAGGTGCTGGTCTTTACATACTCGCGCTGCAGCACTTTGATATGCTGCTTGAGCTCCTTAATAGTCATTTCTTCTGGTTTTTTCTGTTCCCGCGCAATTTCCCGCGGCGATTTTTCCACCGGCATAAACTGCTTATCGAAACGCAGGGTGCGCTGCAGCTGCCCTTCCGGCGCGACGTCATAGATGATGCCGGACTCCATGATCCAGCGGCCGTTGTCCCAGATGGCCTTTTCGGCGTTTTCCACCCGTACCAGCCGCCCCTTGTCAAACTCCTGGACGGTTACGGCGTACATGGCGTTGGCCGCTTCGTCAAACTTGCGGGCGTAGGTTAGCCGCTCGATTTCGCCGTCTTTTACATCCTTGATGACAATATGCTCCTGGGTTTTGGGCCTACTTTTTTCAATCTCGTAGCGCAGCACGTTCTGATAGGCATTGTTGGCCCGGGGAACAACGGCCTCGTTTAAGATGACGGCGACGATACTGACGACAAAGGCGGCGATGAATACCGGCGCGGCGAGGCGAAAGAAGCTCAGGCCGCCAGACTTCATGGCCGTGATTTCGCTGGACGCGGATAAGCGCCCGAACGCCAGGAGCGACGCCAACAGCATGGACATGGGAAAGGTCAGCACAATGATGCCGGGAAGGCTGTAAATAAACAGCTTGGTTACTGAGTATACGGAAGCGCCGTATTCGGTGATGTAGCGGGCAAGCCGAAAAAGAGTGCTGGTGCCGATGAAGACGCTGGAGAAGGCGGCGATACCAAAAATAAAAGGCCCCAGCATTTCTTTGAGGATATATTTGTCAAGTATGCGCATGCTGTCTCCTATAAGGTGAATTTTTCCCCAAGGTAAAATTTACGGGCGATTTCGCTGTTGGCAATGGTGTCTGCATCGCCGGAAATGAGGATTTGGCCCTCGTTTAAGATATAGGCAGTGTCGACAATGCTCAACGTTTCCCGCACATTATGGTCGGTGATGAGAACGCCGATGCCCCGCTCTTTGAGATAGCCAATAATTTCCTGAATATCGGCCACGGCAATGGGGTCGACGCCGGCAAAGGGCTCGTCCAGCAAGATGAAACTGGGATCGGTGGCCAGCGCCCGGGCGATTTCCACCCGCCGCCGCTCGCCGCCGGAAAGCTCGGAGCCTTTGCGGTGCCGCACATGAGTAACGTGAAACTCCTCCAAGAGGCTTTCCATCTTGTCGCGCCGCTCGACCGGCGTGAGATTAGTCGTTTCCAGGATGGCGAGCAGGTTTTCCTCCACCGTCAGCTTGCGGAAGATGGAGGCTTCTTGCGGCAGATAGCCGATGCCGTACCGGGAGCGGCGATACATGGGCATGGCGGTGACGTCTTCGCCGTTTACGAAGATCGCGCCGCGGTTCGGCTTTTCCAGGCCGACAATCATGTAAAAGGTCGTGGTTTTCCCGGCACCGTTGGGGCCAAGAAGGCCGACGATCTGGCCCCGGTCCACCCGGAGGCTGACACCGTTGACGACATTGCGGCCTTTATAGGTTTTGACCAGTTCTTTGGTTTCGATATACATTGGCAGTACCTCGCTGAAAACCACGGAGGACACGGAGAAGACAAACGCTCCGGCGCGATGAATATCGCGCCTCCGCGTCCTCTGTGGTTTATATAATTGGGAGTTCATTCAATTACTGTGGTTTGATAACCAGGCGGGTGCGGCCCTGGGCGTCCATGGCCTTGTCGTCAAGGTATACGGTGAGGGTGTTGCCGGTGAGGACATTGCCGTCCTGGACGGCCCGGGCGTTACCGGTCAGAACCACCCGGCCCTGGCCGGTCTTGGCGCTGTAGTAGGTAGCCTGGTCGGCAGTAGCGTCCAGCTTGCGCGTGTCGCTGACAACATGGACATTGCCCGTACCAACGGCCCGGTCTTCGGCAATGAAGGCCTCAATTTTGTCGGCCGTCATTACGGCATCTTGGGTGGTAAGGCGGGCGCCACCGCCAACGATGGCGTATTCGCGATCAATATAGTAGTCGAGGCGCGGACCGGTCAGCTGGCTGTCGGCCTTGACGAGGACCACGCCGCCGGTCGCGACGAGGTGGTTATTTTGATAGGCCTGCACCTGGTCGGCGGTAAGGGTGGCGTCGTCTTGCACCACTTTCACATTGCCGGTGACCAGTGCTTCCTGGGTTTTCGTATTGTATTCAGCCTTGGCCCCGGTCATCACGACGTTGTCCCGAGTAATGCGGACGCCGCCTGTGGCGATGGCGATGCCTTGGGCCGTATCGTATTCGATTGCTTCGGCGGCAAGTTCCACAGGACTGCCGGCGGCCTGGCCGGGCGCGACGGGGCCAAAACTAAGGGCAAGGGCAAAAAGTCCTGCTACTACACGAAAAATAGCCTGGGAAAGTGTCCCTTTGCTCCTCATTGTGCGTTCACTCCTTTGCGTACACGGGCATTGCCTTGTACTTTGACTTTCGCGAAATCGCCGTCGCTCTCTAATTGTTCGCCGGTCACGACGGTATCGCCCCGCGTCAGCGTGACGCCCCCCAAGCCGTAGAACCGGCGGTCGTCCATGGCGTAACGGACGGAAGGCGCCGTCAAAACCGCGCCGTCGCTACTGGCGGCCCGGATATCGCCGGTCATCACGATGTCGCGCGTCTTGGTATCCAGCGTGGCCTGGCGGGCGGTTATTTCAACCTTGTCGCCATTTTCCCGGTAAATAACCCCTTTAAGGTTTTTCAGGTAAACTTGGTTGGTCTTTTGATCGAGCTCGATGGACTCGGCGCTCAGTTCCCACAGACGTTTGCCGTCTTTTTCCTCGACCAGGGAATTGCCGGTAAAAACCATGTTGAACGCCGGGTCGCTCTTAGCTTCCTGCGGCGGCGCCTGCGGCAGCGGCTCGTCTTTGTTGAAATAGTAAAGGCCACCGGCCAACAGTAGTACTAGGCAGAGAGTTAGCAGGTATGTAGTTTTCTTCATACTGCTTCACCTGCCATGAAAGATGTGGGCCGACGCAGATTTTCCACTTTGGTGTTCCAGCGTTTCTGGAACCACAGCCACTGGTCAGGATACTGGCGAATGGTTTCCTCAATCACCCGGTTTAAGCGGATGGTAAACTCTGCCACATCAGCCTGCTCGTTGCCAGTATCCTGGTAATATAGCGGCGCATGAATAATGATGCGGTGGCCGCCTTCCGGCCGGCGCACGATAAAAGCCGGTACGACCGGTGCGCCAAACCGTTTGGCGAAAACGGCCGCCCCCTTGGGCGTCGAAGCCATTTTACCAAGAAACTCGGCGAATACCCCGTCATGGCCGCCGTCCTGGTCGGCGAGAAAACCGAGGACCTTTCCCTGTTTGAGAGCTTTCGCCGCCCCTACTAATTCAGTGGTGCCGCGGGCAAAGATCTCGATGCCGACCATACGGCGGTACTCGTTAAGAATACGGGTATACTGCTCATTGGGTTGGCGCTTGATGACACTGGTCATGGGAAAACCATCCATGGCCAGCGCCGCCCCTAACCACTCCCAGTTGCCGATGTGAGCGGTGAGAAAAACGACACCTTTGCCCTCGGCTAGCGCATCGGCCAAGTAGTGGCGGTTTTCAATGGTTATATATCGTTTGACGGTTTCCCGGTTAAGGGCCGGGGTATACATGACTTCCATAAACATCCGGCCGACGTTGATGAACAGACGGCGAATAATTCGCTCGGCCTTGGGCGGCGACAGTTTCAGACATTCCTGTATTTGGGCAAGGGCACGCCGACGCTGGCGTCCGGCAATACGGTAGTACAGCCGGCCTAGCAGGCTACCAAGCCGCAGCACCGCCGGATAAGGCAAAAGGCACACGATCCGGCTGGCCAGTTTTAGCAAATGGTATTGCCAGTTTGAAAACATCGGCGTCCTCCTTCTTACTGTTTGGTTTCGATATGGCCCGGCTGGCGATAAATTTCGACAATCTGCTCCCACTTACCCTGGGCCTTGAGGATAAATTCGATGATCTCCCGCGCGGCACCGCGCCCGCCTTCCCTGGTAGCGACAAAATGGGCGGCGGCCTTTACTTCGGCTACGGCGTTGGAGACGGCACAGGCGAAGCCCACCCGGAGCATGACTGGCAGGTCATTGAGATCGTCGCCGACATAACCTGCTTCGTCAGCCGCCAGACCATGTTTGGCTAACAATTCGTTTAAGGCGGCCACTTTGTCCATCGCTCCCTGGTAGACGTCAGTGATATTGAGCTCGGCGCCCCGCCGGCGCACCATTTCCGTCTCCCGGCCGGTGATAATCGCCGTCTTGAGGCCGACCTTATGGGCTACCGCGATGCCGAGGCCGTCCTGGGAGTGAAAGACTTTCATCGCTTCGCCGTCAGGGCCGAAGATAATCTGGCCGTTAGTCAGCACGCCGTCAACATCAAAGATCAGGAGTTTGACTTTTTGCGCGCGCTTCTCCCTATCCATTATACCACTCCTTGGCGCAACAAGTCAGTAAGGTGAATCATGCCAATTGCCCGGTATTGTTCGTCGACCACCGGCAGGACGGTGATGGGGCGGGGCTTGTTCTTCTCCATCATATTAAGTGCTTGGGCAGCCAGTTTGTCTTTGGTGATGGTGCGGGGGGTGCGCGTCATCAGGGCCGTCACCGGCTTGTCGAGAAAATCGTGGCCTTTTTCCAGACCGCGCCGGATATCGCCGTCGGTAATGATGCCGAGCAAGCGGCCGTCCGCATCGACGACCGAGGTA from Thermosinus carboxydivorans Nor1 harbors:
- a CDS encoding LptA/OstA family protein: MRSKGTLSQAIFRVVAGLFALALSFGPVAPGQAAGSPVELAAEAIEYDTAQGIAIATGGVRITRDNVVMTGAKAEYNTKTQEALVTGNVKVVQDDATLTADQVQAYQNNHLVATGGVVLVKADSQLTGPRLDYYIDREYAIVGGGARLTTQDAVMTADKIEAFIAEDRAVGTGNVHVVSDTRKLDATADQATYYSAKTGQGRVVLTGNARAVQDGNVLTGNTLTVYLDDKAMDAQGRTRLVIKPQ
- a CDS encoding lysophospholipid acyltransferase family protein; its protein translation is MFSNWQYHLLKLASRIVCLLPYPAVLRLGSLLGRLYYRIAGRQRRRALAQIQECLKLSPPKAERIIRRLFINVGRMFMEVMYTPALNRETVKRYITIENRHYLADALAEGKGVVFLTAHIGNWEWLGAALAMDGFPMTSVIKRQPNEQYTRILNEYRRMVGIEIFARGTTELVGAAKALKQGKVLGFLADQDGGHDGVFAEFLGKMASTPKGAAVFAKRFGAPVVPAFIVRRPEGGHRIIIHAPLYYQDTGNEQADVAEFTIRLNRVIEETIRQYPDQWLWFQKRWNTKVENLRRPTSFMAGEAV
- the lptB gene encoding LPS export ABC transporter ATP-binding protein gives rise to the protein MYIETKELVKTYKGRNVVNGVSLRVDRGQIVGLLGPNGAGKTTTFYMIVGLEKPNRGAIFVNGEDVTAMPMYRRSRYGIGYLPQEASIFRKLTVEENLLAILETTNLTPVERRDKMESLLEEFHVTHVRHRKGSELSGGERRRVEIARALATDPSFILLDEPFAGVDPIAVADIQEIIGYLKERGIGVLITDHNVRETLSIVDTAYILNEGQILISGDADTIANSEIARKFYLGEKFTL
- a CDS encoding KdsC family phosphatase, whose amino-acid sequence is MDREKRAQKVKLLIFDVDGVLTNGQIIFGPDGEAMKVFHSQDGLGIAVAHKVGLKTAIITGRETEMVRRRGAELNITDVYQGAMDKVAALNELLAKHGLAADEAGYVGDDLNDLPVMLRVGFACAVSNAVAEVKAAAHFVATREGGRGAAREIIEFILKAQGKWEQIVEIYRQPGHIETKQ
- a CDS encoding RuvC family protein, with translation MADLVIAVDPGRDKCGVAVVSRDRGVLYKAVVPTAALAAAVAKLAREFGAATVVVGDRTTGSAAVKQLSVQPIDGRRLHIVTVDEHRSTDEARHRYWLENPPRGLRRLIPTTMQVPPAPVDDYVAVILAERYFGKSMKYEV
- the lptG gene encoding LPS export ABC transporter permease LptG, whose translation is MRILDKYILKEMLGPFIFGIAAFSSVFIGTSTLFRLARYITEYGASVYSVTKLFIYSLPGIIVLTFPMSMLLASLLAFGRLSASSEITAMKSGGLSFFRLAAPVFIAAFVVSIVAVILNEAVVPRANNAYQNVLRYEIEKSRPKTQEHIVIKDVKDGEIERLTYARKFDEAANAMYAVTVQEFDKGRLVRVENAEKAIWDNGRWIMESGIIYDVAPEGQLQRTLRFDKQFMPVEKSPREIAREQKKPEEMTIKELKQHIKVLQREYVKTSTYEVELHQRLAIPAASLVFALIGTPLGLQPHRSSSSIGLGISIIIIFIYYTIMTVFTALGQGGAIPAVLAAWIPNIVFIIIGAFLIRKASQ
- a CDS encoding DUF3084 domain-containing protein; protein product: MYGLTLIAVLAVMGGVIAYIGDKLGTKIGKKKLTIFGLRPKHTSILVTIVTGILIAATTLGILAVASRDVRTALFGMAALKAELASLSQEVASKNLELETSRRELAAKTAEYTALSAKVKETASELALISRELDEVMAERDRTAAALSRVQAEYAQAKGDLSQAQQEIKTLQTTKQELDKRVAELSTAKTNLQQDVDRLNELTANLKKGIQYVREGVVVFRAGEEIATAIVKGGQSVEATQQALGALVYRTNLAITGKLGIDNSLEVLWISRHDFDEAVSLIAATPEDVVVRITSVGNTIYGEPVIGRIDLYPNRLVFAKNTVVYSQVINAGQSAEQAEEAVLLFLRRVNAEAVKQGILPDPLQGTVGSMSGAQLFETVNKVKRYGGKVELTAVTKTDIYTAGPLQIEIQVLPLRPQ
- the lptC gene encoding LPS export ABC transporter periplasmic protein LptC, whose protein sequence is MKKTTYLLTLCLVLLLAGGLYYFNKDEPLPQAPPQEAKSDPAFNMVFTGNSLVEEKDGKRLWELSAESIELDQKTNQVYLKNLKGVIYRENGDKVEITARQATLDTKTRDIVMTGDIRAASSDGAVLTAPSVRYAMDDRRFYGLGGVTLTRGDTVVTGEQLESDGDFAKVKVQGNARVRKGVNAQ
- a CDS encoding S-layer homology domain-containing protein; this encodes MKKRLLKVAVTTALTVAFAVPAFANPFSDVPANHWAYDAVNKLAQAGIVDGYGDGTFRGDKTMTRYEMAQIVAKAMTKSLNADQKATVDALSKEFAAELNNLGVKVAGLENKVDNMVKISGDARVRYFQYDDAKDYTDYRARVNFDGKISDNLKFNARLSSGNASIESGANTMILDTANVTFGALGLTNTVGRQDIKLGNGYLMDTQMNGIATQAGNLKLFAGNAKKDNYNRLYGAEYNMNLLGANVTADYLKSVSTDEEFFGANTAFKLADGVTANVEYYKNNDKDATATAYGLKFNKLGLSATYRDVEPGAFLKYSTHYTADAFTDSMVDSGFKGMEYQYDKALDKNATLTVKYQDFDKQDGTKLGARTTATVNVKF